ataaaagtgctgtgtttcgtgcttagagtacgttttaggcacatccaatctctgtatcttattcctaaagacgcagtttaacaacccttgtatccctacacacactatgggtgtagtaaaatatttctggctcattcaggcctttagaggcagtgtttgcctgatgctgtctatatcagcatgttcaataggttatccgttcaaatgctactgtgcttttgtgcatcatgtttgtcactagagttcagtaagtaaataatgtagtgacggaaaaatcaaagtatgatgcagatatgtacaagtatcaacaatcaagtagcagtttatcagaaatctcagttaagcacagtaattaggcaacaattaatagttaattaagtcgtatggatacctggttttgtgagggttgtcacatttacACGATGATTGGGCTTAACATGTTATTGGACCGAATGGCCCAACTCCGATCGCACAAGATACCCTTAGTCGCACAAGACTTAGTTGGATCACACAAGGACTGGTCGCACAAGGCAGTCGCACAAGCTTGGTACAACTGCTTAAAGCTCACAGTACAATTTGAAACAgcttgatcgcacaagaccttgtggatcgcacaaggcagtgccgatcgcacaaggcttgggccacacacgaGCACTTAGGCTGTTGGGCCTCGAAGCCCAGAAacccaatcgcacaacccaactgTATCGCACAAGTCgaccggatcgcacaagatcacTATTTGGGCCGAGCATACTGTTAGACTTCTTTATTGTTGGGCCGGATATTATTGGACTTCCATTTGAATCGCACAAGTATGAATATGTTATGTACGTGACTGTTAATGTGTTGCCATGATCAATTCGTGTTCAGcttatgtgtaaacatacgtgcattacttgaacctagacctgacttgtatggtaaccatgttaggacgtggttgaccacatatagctcaagtgaccttttgtttatctgccgagaaaaccaaggtgagttcacacccttaccaaggcatgggattcccagggttgggaatgggattgaatgatttctTGTACTTTCATCATTACTGGAATAtgtaccactgacctcgttagaggaaggtcacttatagatacagctagactagtaacacatgggaagcccccactgatcttcgcacacatgcctggaatggccgcgatacgaatactaatcttcgcaaacatgcttGGAAGGGACGCGATACGaatacaactagtctagaatacctgggaaacccccactaatcttcgcaaacatgcctggagggccgcgatacaaataaatacgATACATCGTTTACAAAGCGAACATATTCTTTAAGAAACAAATactataaccaaacaaccaactgtgaagtcgctcaactttgttgttgaatcgttgttacatgccttgcaggtcaataggtactcagggagcttgcacagggaggcgcagtcgttgtgggacatggatcgtggatgccatgttaaacatttatgacatttcaaacttattacttattttgggttttacatttatgcttccgctaaacattgaaactatacttttgttttagaacacctttcatattgtttggttgaattacatttactattgttcaatatgattggtggcttgatcctagtcatgtcacgcctccaggcggtgatattccgcgtgtgaattttgggggtgtgacaatattagTCTGTAGTTAATCAACTTCAGTGAATGTTGCAGCAGATACTCCCTGCAGAAGGAAGAACGCCACCTAGGATAGGTAATGCTGGGCACATGACATGTATAGCAAACAAACTTATTGAACATGGGCCTAATATCACTTATATAGAGTCTTATTTGCAGGTATTTCTATTtctttgtctttttttttttggcattttCACTTATCATTCATGTTTTTGAAATAAATCATAGCATTTGGTTAAATATCAAAATGATCCCTTTTTAACATGGTGACAGTGAATGGGTAGAGTGGCATACCGGTGTACTTGCAAGTACAGGTTATGCTTCAAGCTGTCTTTATCTCTTTGGAGGCGGATAAGTGGCTTCGGGAGGTATGAACaacagaattgataaatttagggaaaatgtggttgaaagatgataacccaacagttaaggatctcattctacagcttcgataaattcaggggtTTTTTCAAATAATGCTtactagatgtttgaagaccgacaaatgtccaAAGAAGCAGCACTGTGGACATTTGTCCAAAGAACGACAAATGTTCACAGTGCTACTTCTTTGGACATTTGTTGGTCTTCAAACATTTCTGAAGCATTATTTGAAAACACGCCTGCATTTATCGgcgctgtagaatgagatcctccactgttgggttatcatctttcaaacccattttctctaaatgtatcgattttgtttttcatgctgggatgtaatgcaatgattcctgtCAATTGAATACACGGACACTTGcttcctctcaaagggttatggAGTGCTTTATTGAAATCTTTTGTGTTTTAGATTAAAATGCTGAAGTTGTTGTTGAAATATGTTTGAATATGTGTATAAGATGCAAAATTACGAGACCCCTTTTAATTAGTTTCTATTTGGATTGTTGTTGAATTCTTTGTGATTTTTCAAAAGTTGAAGCTTTTTGGTGATCTTGTTGTGTACTAGCAAAAAAAGATAGGATTTTTGTTAATATCCTTATTTTTATTTCTATCCTTATACATCCTTGTTGAAcccttttttaatttttatctaTGGTAATTCTTTTGATGTTAGCGGGTTGGATTcagtaacgggtcaaaatgagttCGAATCGAAATAGGACAAGTAATAATTGGTTCCATTAGGTTCAggtcaaaaaatgaaaactagaCGTATGGCTTTGCCTTTTCAGGTGTTTATGGGTTTTCCTTTATTTTCttagtatttatttatttgtttggtATGATACTTTATTTTCTTGGTTTTTATTCATTTGTTTGTTTGGTATGATACTATATGTTATCTCAGACCCTCCTAAATTATGGTTTTTACATACATAGTGTTGGGTTGTTTTTTTACGCACTTTTTTCCTCGAGGtatgtttttatctttttttttgttGGTAGTTCCGTGTTCATTTAGTCTTTTTCTATTGTGTTGTAGCGTTAATAATTTGgattatgttattattattagaggCTACAACTACAAGGGTTTATGTGGATACCATGGTTTAGTTCATCTTCTTTTTTAAGGACAACAAGCTTTATCTTAGTTTATATGTGACCTCATCAAGGACAATCTTTATCAAGGGTTGAATTGTATCACAAATATTCAGTTTTCTCACATGGTCAGTTTTATGTTACGTTATCAAGAGTTAAAAGCAGAGACGGTGTGAAGTTGCTTATACTAGACAAAGATGAGAATGTAACGACTAAAACAACAAATGTAGTGTACAAGGAAGTTTTTTCCCGGCATTTGAATAGTTTTCTGTTTTTTTCTTCCAATGTATGCGTTTGTACAAAATATCATatttcaaagtaaataatatggTTTTTGATGAAGCCGCGCATTGCGCGGACATTAACCTtgtttaaatatataataaacttAATCCAGCTGGGTTTTAGATAAAATTTATATTGAAACGTAGATAAGTTTAGCCAAAACGCAGTGGTCTTAAAAGAAACTTTTATTTAAAATAACAAAATCTAGAAAATTTCATGTTTTAATAAGTGAATGAAACGGTTTGCCAAATATAATTCCTTATTATTCTGGAAATTTCAGTGCGCCAAATATATGATGCATACGTTCATActaagactagaaggtatgggggccggcttggcccggcttggcccggcgccggacccccacaccgcccccctggaTCGGCTCGCGACTCAAACGGCCACCCATAGCCGGGTGCGCCGCTCCTCCATTCAAATAATATAGCCGTTGAACGGCtagaaatatttaaaaaaaaaaaatcattttattcTATAAAATCACCCACTTTCACTATTATTTCCCCACTTTCAACCCAAAATCCTCTCACTTTTATACCAATTTCTcccacttttataaaaaaaaatatcttttcaCTCACAATGGCTTCTAATCCTTGGTGGCCCTCGTCTTCGGATGACGAAGAGGAGATGTTTTTCGCAAACGCTGTACTACGGGCGGGACAGATTTTAatcgaagaggaagaggaagaggaaatggAAGAAATTGGTGAAAATGTTATTACCACACGAATACGCATTAACAGAGACCGCCAAggtttttattacaaaatttcattgttcttattttttttttaactcgTACTTATATATTTTATACGACAGGAGCGCACGACAAATTGGTGAACGATTATTTTTCGGATGAGCCACTTTACAACGCCGACATTTTTAGACGCAGGTTCCGAATGAGTCGCCGCTTATTCACAAGGATTGCCAATGATTTGGCGGGGCTAGACCCGTTTTTCACGCAACGTCCTGATGCTCGTAATTATCAAGGGTTTACAACGTTACAAAAGTGTACTGCGGCCATTCGACAACTGGCGTACGGGACAGTGGCCGACGCTTTGGACGAGTATTTACAGATGTCGGCAAGAACTACGCGGGAATGTTTGTATCGGTTTTGCCATAATGTGGTGAAACTGTATAGCAAAAAATATTTGCGGAAACCAAACGCGTATGATGTTCAACAGTTGTACCAAGCTCATGAAGCAAGGCACGGGTTTCCGGGAATGCTTGGTAGCATTGATTGTATGCATTGGCATTGGCAGTGGCATAGTTGCCCGACTGCGTGGCGCGGCCAATATACGCGAGGTGATCACGGATATCCAACCGTGATACTTGAAGCTGTGGCATCACAAGATTTGTGGATATGGCATTCTTTCTTTGGTCTCCCTGGTTCACTCAACGACCTCAACGTGTTATACCAATCGGCCATTTTTACCGATGTCGTTAATGGAACGGGACCGGACACACGTTTTACAGTTTCTGGGGTAGAGTACAGACGTGGGTATTATCTTGCTGACGGGATATATCCGTCTTGGTCTACAATTGTGAAGACTATTCCATATCTCGAGGACGAAAAACGGAAAAAATTTGCGAAGCGTCAAGAAGCGGCAAGAAAAGACATCGAACGTGCTTTTGGTGTCTTACAAAAAAAATGGGCCATCCTTGCACAACCGGCACGTGCGTTCACCCCAAAAAGGCTGCGTCTTTGTATGTACGCTTGCATTTTGCTCCATAACATGATTATTGAAGACGAGGGTCGGGCGATTTGTGAGTTTGATGAGAATGCACCTTGGGGGAACACTGTCCCGGTTGATCCCCCACaacaggatttaaactcgttcTCGCTAACAAACGACTTCACGCATGCAAACCTTCAACAAGATCTGGTAGAACATATTTGGAACAACGTTAACATGGTGGACGATGACGGAGCCGAAGGTGAAGACGAAGACGAGTAGtgtgtttgttttaaattttagaCTTCGTaggctttttttattttttagtttcggtttttttttttt
The sequence above is drawn from the Helianthus annuus cultivar XRQ/B chromosome 12, HanXRQr2.0-SUNRISE, whole genome shotgun sequence genome and encodes:
- the LOC110887632 gene encoding uncharacterized protein LOC110887632, whose protein sequence is MASNPWWPSSSDDEEEMFFANAVLRAGQILIEEEEEEEMEEIGENVITTRIRINRDRQGAHDKLVNDYFSDEPLYNADIFRRRFRMSRRLFTRIANDLAGLDPFFTQRPDARNYQGFTTLQKCTAAIRQLAYGTVADALDEYLQMSARTTRECLYRFCHNVVKLYSKKYLRKPNAYDVQQLYQAHEARHGFPGMLGSIDCMHWHWQWHSCPTAWRGQYTRGDHGYPTVILEAVASQDLWIWHSFFGLPGSLNDLNVLYQSAIFTDVVNGTGPDTRFTVSGVEYRRGYYLADGIYPSWSTIVKTIPYLEDEKRKKFAKRQEAARKDIERAFGVLQKKWAILAQPARAFTPKRLRLCMYACILLHNMIIEDEGRAICEFDENAPWGNTVPVDPPQQDLNSFSLTNDFTHANLQQDLVEHIWNNVNMVDDDGAEGEDEDE